In Kineococcus mangrovi, the sequence CACCATCGCCGTCATCAACCCGATCCTCAACCTCAAGGCGTCGCTGGGTGCCCGTTCGGACGCGACGATCGTCACGTACGCGACGGACGAGCCGGACCCCGCACCGCTGCGGATCGTGACGGCCGACGTGTTCGACGGGCAGACCTGGGCACCGAGCACCGGCGCCGACATCCCGCGCCGGCAGCGGGTGCAGGACGGGCTGAGCCCGGCACCGGGGCTGTCCGACGCCGTCCGGGACCAGTCCGTGGTCCGGAGCACGCAGATCTCGATCCGCGGCCTGGACCAGACGTACCTGCCGCTGCCGTACCCCGCGCTGCGCGTCGACATCGCCGGGAACTGGCTGTACGAGACCGACAGCCTGAACGTCGTCGGGGACGGGGAGACGACCCGCGGCCGGCAGTACACCGTGACGCACCTGGAGGTGCAGCCGACGGAGGAGGAGCTGCGGGCCGCCCCGCCGGCACCCGGTGACGTCCAGGAGCGGTACACGGAGCTGCCGCAGCTGCCGGCGGTCGTCGCCGACACGGCGCAGCAGGTCACGGCGGGTGCGACGAACGCCTACGAGCGGGCCGCGCTGCTGCAGCGGTACTTCCGCTCCAGCGGCGGTTTCACGTACTCCACGACGGCCCCCAACGACGGCGGGAGCGACGCGGTCGCGACGTTCCTGTCGGAGAAGTCGGGGTTCTGCGTGCAGTTCGCCTCGGCCATGGCGGTGATGGCGCGCTCGTTGCAGATCCCGGCCCGCGTGGCCATCGGCTTCCTGCCGGGCCGGGAGACGCAGACCGGGCAGGACGGCGCGCTGAGCCGGTGGCGCATCAGCGCCCAGGACGCGCACGCGTGGCCGGAGCTGTTCTTCGAGGGTGTGGGCTGGGTGCGGTTCGAGCCCACCCCGGCGACCCGCACGGGTCAGTCCCCGGGGTACTCCGTGCCGCAGGTCGCCACGGAGCCCCCGGTCCAGGGGCAGACGGGGGCGACGCCCCCGCCCGCGGCGAGCAGCGCGCCCAGCGCGTCGGCGAGCACGAGCACGGCGACCGCGACCGGCCCCGCCGCCGCGGCGGCACCCACGGGGTGGGACCGCTTCCTGGGCCTGCCGTGGGGATGGATCCTCGGCGCGCTGCTCCTGCTCGTCGCCGTCCTGACCCCCTGGGTCTCGACCGCGCTGCTGACCCGGCGGCGGTGGGCCGGGGTCAC encodes:
- a CDS encoding transglutaminase family protein — its product is MTRSARTALWAAAASAAAVLTLNPLVVSSGWLVGAFGIVFAVVGAGLLVRGLFHRPGLAVAVQGLVVLLVVVLLFNGGTAPLGVVPTPATVDRLVQLATDGVQVVQRYSVPAVDLRGLRLLLVAGAGLVAFAVDLFAVTLRQPALAGLPLLGVLAVPLALAPGGSGAVAFVLAGVPYLVLLAGDRGTPARHPRSGRSGRSVTGVTASATAAVALVAAVAVPAAVPGLDERPLTIDTGPGDTIAVINPILNLKASLGARSDATIVTYATDEPDPAPLRIVTADVFDGQTWAPSTGADIPRRQRVQDGLSPAPGLSDAVRDQSVVRSTQISIRGLDQTYLPLPYPALRVDIAGNWLYETDSLNVVGDGETTRGRQYTVTHLEVQPTEEELRAAPPAPGDVQERYTELPQLPAVVADTAQQVTAGATNAYERAALLQRYFRSSGGFTYSTTAPNDGGSDAVATFLSEKSGFCVQFASAMAVMARSLQIPARVAIGFLPGRETQTGQDGALSRWRISAQDAHAWPELFFEGVGWVRFEPTPATRTGQSPGYSVPQVATEPPVQGQTGATPPPAASSAPSASASTSTATATGPAAAAAPTGWDRFLGLPWGWILGALLLLVAVLTPWVSTALLTRRRWAGVTGAASSAEAAWAELDDRVHDLGVSWPPSTTPRQRAVGLSEFAGAGSPAADQLARLRAAVESARFGPGSGAGGGVLVAQRTDRQVGRLVRADVDAVVEAVGAQRSRWVRWRARLFPTAGVRRALDWWDRD